A region of Sulfurimonas sp. DNA encodes the following proteins:
- a CDS encoding zonular occludens toxin domain-containing protein, producing the protein MIDYFFGKPRTGKTYRAVDILYNDYVKDENASPKFTNIITNIGGFKFKEINQLFRDRGSKSVAYKLVWRDLYTHLSKLYEMALDDKSDEELNRYAYSHKINDALIILDEASLFMKRYDDVVSWWLAYHGHFKMRIIIIAQSPKQINAEYLVHAEIYYEAQPQSKQLASNKLRYIHYSEPYFVKDNKFSSNTITSNQKIFDLYKSGEVDKPKKMLIRFIIYILIALFISAAFFKFLLYRLSPDTPDTEENQSNSVTSTYEDVDYPPPKSDDYLLSVRCNKRYCWNTDPKYDSKEISLSYFKFIVIKHSLELEYSEIINEVYILTPIEKTLSKSTLSKLTDYYYFIPKELKTKELKQFFISKEVMTNKRKDFSINPFNINTNEENARTSALARTTKSE; encoded by the coding sequence ATGATTGATTATTTTTTTGGTAAACCTAGAACGGGTAAAACTTACAGAGCTGTTGATATTCTCTACAATGATTATGTTAAAGATGAAAATGCTTCTCCAAAATTTACTAATATTATTACAAATATTGGTGGTTTTAAATTTAAAGAAATAAACCAACTCTTTAGGGATAGAGGTTCTAAATCAGTAGCTTATAAATTAGTTTGGAGAGATTTATATACACATTTATCAAAATTGTACGAAATGGCTCTTGATGATAAAAGTGATGAAGAATTAAATAGATACGCATATAGTCACAAGATAAATGACGCTTTAATAATTCTTGATGAAGCTTCTTTGTTTATGAAAAGATATGATGATGTTGTTTCATGGTGGTTGGCTTATCACGGACATTTTAAAATGAGAATTATAATAATAGCTCAAAGTCCTAAACAAATAAATGCTGAGTACCTTGTACATGCTGAAATATATTATGAAGCTCAACCTCAAAGTAAACAGTTAGCAAGTAATAAGCTTAGGTATATACACTATAGTGAGCCTTATTTTGTAAAAGATAATAAATTTTCTTCTAATACTATTACTTCTAATCAAAAAATATTTGATTTATATAAAAGTGGAGAAGTTGATAAACCTAAAAAAATGTTAATTAGATTTATTATATATATTTTAATAGCTCTTTTTATATCCGCTGCTTTTTTCAAATTTCTTCTTTATAGACTTTCTCCAGATACTCCTGATACAGAAGAAAACCAATCCAATAGCGTTACATCAACTTATGAAGATGTTGATTATCCACCTCCAAAATCTGATGATTATTTATTGTCTGTTCGTTGCAATAAGCGTTATTGTTGGAATACTGACCCTAAATATGACAGTAAAGAAATATCTTTAAGTTATTTTAAATTTATAGTTATTAAACACTCTTTAGAACTAGAATATAGTGAGATTATAAATGAGGTTTACATACTTACTCCAATAGAGAAAACTTTGAGTAAATCAACTTTATCAAAGTTAACTGATTATTATTATTTCATACCCAAAGAGCTTAAAACTAAAGAGTTAAAACAATTTTTTATAAGTAAAGAAGTAATGACAAATAAAAGAAAAGATTTTAGTATTAATCCATTTAATATAAACACGAACGAAGAGAACGCAAGGACGAGCGCCTTAGCGAGGACGACCAAAAGCGAGTGA
- a CDS encoding IS3 family transposase, translating into MSRKRTTYTAEFKTKLVLEVLKEDKTLNEIASVNNITPKNLQNWKKIFLENAEVAMEPAKVIKEYKEENVRLQAKLDEYAKVVGQLTVEKDWAVGKLSSLDSSYKKELIDRDENKALSVVKQCNLINYNRSNLFYAPMVNLAKNVIKKHIEKVFEEIPSYGYMKVYHQLLEDGFRVSPNTVLAYRRELGLQAVLAVRPPNTSWADKQHHKYSYKIRGLDIVRANQVWSTDITYIKIKGGMVYMAAIIDWYSKAILSWRISNTMDTDLVIGVLDEALALYGKPEIFNTDQGSQYTSCIHTQTLKDNDIIISMDGKGRATDNICIERFWRSAKVEKIYLNEYERVSVLKSDVKDYIEFYNHRRFHETLKYKKPMNVYYDSLKINDENYTKSSENVA; encoded by the coding sequence ATGAGTCGAAAAAGAACAACATATACAGCAGAATTCAAGACAAAGTTAGTTTTAGAAGTTTTAAAAGAAGATAAGACACTAAATGAAATAGCAAGTGTAAATAATATCACACCAAAAAACTTACAAAATTGGAAGAAGATATTTTTGGAAAATGCAGAAGTTGCGATGGAACCTGCAAAAGTAATTAAAGAGTACAAAGAAGAGAATGTAAGATTACAAGCTAAACTTGATGAATATGCAAAGGTTGTAGGTCAACTAACAGTAGAGAAGGACTGGGCGGTGGGAAAGTTAAGCAGCTTGGACTCTAGCTATAAAAAGGAGTTGATTGATAGAGATGAAAATAAGGCATTATCAGTTGTAAAACAATGTAATCTTATTAACTATAACAGAAGTAATTTGTTCTATGCACCAATGGTAAATCTTGCTAAAAATGTAATTAAAAAACATATAGAAAAAGTATTTGAAGAGATACCAAGCTATGGCTATATGAAAGTGTATCATCAACTACTAGAGGATGGTTTTCGTGTCAGTCCCAACACAGTGCTGGCATACCGTAGAGAGTTAGGTTTACAGGCTGTTTTAGCTGTAAGACCACCAAATACAAGCTGGGCGGACAAGCAACATCATAAATACTCTTACAAAATAAGAGGATTAGATATCGTAAGAGCAAACCAAGTATGGTCAACAGATATAACCTATATTAAAATTAAAGGTGGTATGGTCTATATGGCTGCCATAATTGATTGGTATTCTAAAGCAATATTATCTTGGCGAATATCCAACACAATGGATACAGATTTAGTCATAGGTGTACTAGATGAAGCACTCGCACTCTATGGTAAGCCTGAGATATTTAATACTGATCAAGGGTCACAATATACAAGCTGTATCCACACTCAAACATTAAAAGATAATGACATAATTATCTCTATGGATGGCAAAGGTAGAGCAACAGATAATATTTGTATTGAGAGGTTCTGGAGAAGTGCTAAAGTTGAAAAAATATACCTCAATGAATATGAGAGAGTATCAGTTCTCAAAAGTGATGTTAAGGATTATATAGAATTTTATAATCACAGAAGATTTCATGAGACATTGAAATATAAAAAACCTATGAATGTTTATTATGATAGTTTAAAAATCAATGATGAGAATTACACTAAATCTAGTGAAAATGTAGCATAG
- a CDS encoding site-specific integrase, translated as MIKFSHYSKLYLEFKKHELKFSTLDKYTNIIKDRLNPTFGDSDIANIKPSNIKKWLYDIDDVGGKSKRTYLSILSGIMQEALYDEVINRNPVRLVRLPKFDTPKIKPFTADEVNKIMSLAKNDNYRHYLAIAFYTGMRSGEIMALKKSDINFKKQIITVQRTRSRYGESTPKTKYSIRDVPIIKLLEPYITELYKKHDEEYLFITQYKKPYKDNHVFAENFWKKALKELDLEYRRPYNARHTYATNMLYNNLVTPVQLAQLLGHANSQMVFDVYVNYIDSFNENFDRSINIYI; from the coding sequence ATGATTAAATTTAGCCACTACTCAAAACTATATTTAGAGTTTAAAAAGCATGAACTAAAATTTTCTACTTTAGACAAATATACAAATATAATTAAGGATAGATTAAATCCTACTTTTGGAGATTCAGACATAGCAAATATAAAACCTAGTAACATAAAAAAATGGTTATATGACATAGATGATGTAGGCGGTAAATCTAAAAGAACATATCTGAGTATCTTAAGCGGTATCATGCAAGAAGCTCTTTATGATGAAGTTATAAATCGTAATCCCGTAAGACTTGTTAGACTTCCAAAATTTGACACTCCAAAAATAAAACCTTTTACAGCTGATGAAGTAAATAAAATTATGTCTTTAGCAAAAAATGATAACTATCGTCATTATCTTGCAATAGCATTTTATACGGGTATGCGTTCGGGCGAAATAATGGCACTTAAGAAAAGTGATATAAATTTCAAAAAGCAAATTATTACAGTTCAACGAACACGCTCACGCTATGGAGAATCTACTCCTAAAACAAAATACAGCATTAGAGATGTTCCTATTATAAAATTATTAGAACCATATATTACAGAACTATACAAAAAACATGATGAAGAATATTTATTTATCACTCAGTACAAAAAACCTTATAAAGATAATCATGTCTTTGCTGAAAACTTTTGGAAGAAGGCATTAAAAGAGTTAGACTTAGAATATAGAAGACCATATAACGCTAGGCATACTTACGCTACAAATATGCTTTATAATAATTTAGTAACTCCAGTTCAATTAGCTCAATTGCTAGGTCATGCAAATTCTCAAATGGTTTTTGATGTATATGTTAATTATATAGATTCGTTTAATGAAAACTTTGATAGGTCAATAAATATTTATATTTGA